In Shinella sp. XGS7, a single genomic region encodes these proteins:
- a CDS encoding TolC family outer membrane protein — protein sequence MLGAHIALALCVGSQGVALAAPNAVAAPGPLEASLLASSTPGLQRLQLEAPLGGLSQVSLGNQGQALRIDLRRQSRAEVEALVQRLQQERSLVRSARAVFLPNEEAYVWVELGAAYELVDQSIVAATPGRSRWELVLNASKTGQAGAAVELRELRLSARDDLLDIHLAGSAELMAEVSVLDQPARLLVELPGASPASVEKLAAGFRAGPVPLFARVSATTQGGVPRLEFLLLEDVDLVDSAGELRDGQGRIRLSLAADRPVAQARVGGSSEPRLSAIEASVDKGRLELSLPGVPAARLQSYTLEEPSRLVVDLLGWRPEQVREAASRFSAPHPGVAGLRLESTRLGSARLIFDLAGRAPLLAHGQSGDARYALSLRLPAEAGSLASAQTVARGAAAPGQRGERLDSRAPLLVVRPLMLVRDPETPPLAASEKATALLAVYREALERDPKYQAARADYEIASEAVPQARAGLLPTATLDYQKSAIRQDVVQASNPSFPTGATRYPSANLGLTITQPLLRAPALFKYNQAGVTVEQARFNLLAAEQDLILRVASAVLNVMAGYDGLALARAERDATERQYELAKARKTSGLGNVTQLFDAEARHSQARAREREAANRLEDARLGVKEIIGEELPPLGGFKGDFNPSEPLPAEVGPWVNAAIDQNLALQARRLAVQIANLEIKRQKAGYAPSVNLVASTSRQDTGGSLFGRGQRYNNAELGLRVNIPLFEGGMTSSLVREANARRDKAQSEQEQELRRSERLARGAFNGVLASLDSVEALRKAVMAQQSALEAREEGMKSGLFTPVQVMDAYRLFYTAKRDFLQARYDYLLNRLKLKQAVGILSQHDLDDLSALLQPL from the coding sequence GTGCTGGGAGCTCATATCGCCCTGGCGCTGTGTGTGGGGAGTCAAGGCGTGGCCCTGGCCGCGCCGAACGCAGTCGCTGCCCCGGGGCCGCTGGAAGCCAGTCTGCTGGCCTCCAGCACCCCGGGCCTGCAGCGCCTGCAGCTGGAAGCGCCGCTGGGCGGCCTGAGCCAGGTCAGCCTGGGCAACCAGGGTCAGGCCTTGCGCATCGATCTGCGCCGGCAAAGCCGCGCCGAGGTCGAGGCCCTGGTCCAGCGCCTGCAGCAGGAGCGCAGCCTGGTGCGCAGCGCCCGCGCCGTCTTCCTGCCCAACGAGGAAGCCTACGTCTGGGTGGAGCTGGGCGCGGCCTATGAGCTGGTAGACCAGAGCATCGTGGCCGCCACGCCCGGACGTTCCCGCTGGGAGCTGGTGCTGAACGCCAGCAAGACCGGCCAGGCCGGCGCGGCCGTGGAGCTGCGCGAGCTGCGCCTGTCCGCCCGCGACGATCTGCTGGACATTCATCTGGCCGGCAGCGCCGAGCTGATGGCCGAGGTCTCGGTGCTGGATCAGCCCGCCCGTCTGCTGGTCGAGCTGCCCGGCGCCTCGCCGGCCTCGGTGGAAAAACTGGCCGCCGGCTTCCGCGCCGGTCCGGTGCCGCTGTTTGCCCGCGTGTCCGCCACCACCCAGGGCGGCGTGCCGCGCCTGGAATTCCTGCTGCTCGAGGACGTGGACCTGGTCGACAGCGCCGGCGAGCTGCGCGACGGCCAAGGCCGCATCCGCCTGAGCCTGGCCGCCGACCGCCCCGTGGCCCAGGCCCGGGTGGGCGGCAGCAGCGAGCCGCGCCTGAGCGCCATCGAAGCCAGCGTGGACAAGGGGCGGCTGGAACTGAGCCTGCCTGGCGTGCCCGCCGCCCGCCTGCAGTCCTACACCCTGGAAGAGCCGTCCCGCCTGGTGGTGGACCTGCTGGGCTGGCGTCCCGAACAGGTGCGCGAGGCCGCATCGCGATTCAGCGCCCCGCACCCCGGCGTAGCCGGCCTGCGCCTGGAATCCACCCGCCTGGGCTCCGCCCGCCTGATCTTCGACCTGGCCGGTCGCGCGCCCCTGCTGGCCCACGGCCAGTCCGGTGACGCCCGCTACGCCCTGAGTCTGCGCCTGCCCGCCGAGGCCGGCAGCCTGGCCAGCGCCCAGACGGTGGCACGCGGCGCCGCCGCGCCGGGCCAGCGCGGCGAGCGCCTGGATTCGCGCGCGCCCCTGCTGGTGGTGCGCCCCCTGATGCTGGTCCGGGACCCCGAGACGCCGCCACTGGCCGCCTCGGAGAAGGCCACGGCCCTGCTGGCCGTCTATCGCGAGGCTCTGGAGCGCGACCCCAAGTACCAGGCCGCTCGCGCCGACTACGAGATCGCCTCGGAAGCCGTGCCCCAGGCTCGCGCCGGCCTGCTGCCCACGGCCACGCTGGACTATCAGAAGTCCGCCATCCGGCAGGACGTGGTGCAGGCCTCCAACCCCAGCTTCCCCACCGGCGCCACCCGCTACCCCAGCGCCAATCTGGGTCTCACCATCACCCAGCCCCTGCTGCGCGCGCCGGCCCTGTTCAAGTACAACCAGGCCGGCGTCACTGTGGAGCAGGCCCGCTTCAATCTGCTGGCGGCCGAACAGGACCTGATCCTGCGCGTGGCCAGCGCCGTGCTCAATGTGATGGCCGGCTACGACGGCCTGGCCCTGGCCCGCGCCGAGCGAGACGCCACCGAGCGCCAGTACGAGCTGGCCAAGGCCCGCAAGACCAGCGGCCTGGGCAATGTCACCCAGCTCTTCGACGCCGAGGCCCGCCACAGCCAGGCGCGTGCCCGCGAGCGCGAGGCCGCCAACCGCCTGGAGGACGCCCGCCTGGGTGTGAAGGAAATCATCGGCGAGGAGCTGCCGCCCCTGGGCGGCTTCAAGGGTGACTTCAACCCTTCGGAGCCCCTGCCCGCCGAGGTGGGCCCCTGGGTCAATGCCGCCATCGATCAGAACCTGGCCCTGCAGGCGCGGCGCCTGGCGGTGCAGATCGCCAATCTGGAGATCAAGCGTCAGAAGGCCGGCTACGCCCCCAGCGTCAATCTGGTGGCCAGCACCTCCCGCCAGGACACGGGCGGCTCGCTGTTCGGCCGCGGCCAGCGTTACAACAACGCCGAGCTGGGCCTGCGCGTCAACATCCCGCTCTTCGAGGGCGGCATGACCAGCTCCCTGGTGCGCGAAGCCAATGCGCGCCGCGACAAGGCCCAGAGCGAGCAGGAGCAGGAGCTGCGCCGCAGCGAACGCCTGGCCCGTGGCGCCTTCAACGGCGTACTCGCCAGCCTGGATTCGGTGGAAGCCCTGCGCAAGGCCGTGATGGCCCAGCAGAGCGCGCTGGAAGCGCGCGAGGAAGGCATGAAGTCCGGCCTCTTCACGCCGGTGCAGGTCATGGACGCGTATCGCCTCTTCTACACCGCCAAGCGCGACTTCCTGCAGGCCCGCTACGACTACCTGCTCAACCGCCTCAAGCTCAAGCAGGCCGTCGGCATCCTCAGCCAGCACGACCTCGACGACCTGAGCGCGCTGCTGCAGCCCCTGTAG